The following nucleotide sequence is from Streptomyces leeuwenhoekii.
GTGGCGAGGTCGAGATGTTCGGCCTGTACTTCACCGAGAAGGGCCAGCACCAGGAGCACCGGCTCTTCGTCGACCACAACGTCCCGCACTGCAAGTCGAACGTGATCTACAAGGGCGCGCTCCAGGGCGAGAACGCGCACGCGGTGTGGATCGGCGACGTCCTGATCGAGGCCGCGGCCGAGGGCACGGACACCTACGAGATGAACCGCAACCTCGTCCTGACGGACGGCGCGCGGGTCGACTCGGTGCCCAACCTGGAGATCGAGACCGGCGAGATCGTCGGCGCCGGCCACGCCTCCGCCACCGGCCGCTTCGACGACGAGCAGCTGTTCTACCTGATGGCCCGCGGCATCCCGGAGCACGAGGCCCGCCGCCTGGTGGTCCGCGGCTTCTTCGCCGAGCTGGTCCAGCAGATCGGCGTCCCGGACATCGAAGAGCGCCTGATCGCCAAGATCGAGCAGGAGCTGGAGGCGTCGGTCGCATGACCTTCGTACGCGCCTGTGGGCTGAGCGAGCTGGAGGAGGACACCCCGAAGCGGGTGGAACTCGACGGCACGCCCGTGTCCCTCGTGCAGACCGGGGGTGAGGTGTTCGCGATCCACGACATCTGCTCGCACGCGAACGTCTCGCTCTCGGAGGGCGAGGTCGACGACTGCCACATCGAGTGCTGGCTGCACGGCTCGCGCTTCGACCTGCGGTCCGGCAAGCCCGACAGTCTTCCGGCGACGCGCCCCGTCCCCGTATACCCCGTAAAGATCGAAGGGGACGACGTGCTCGTCTCCCTCACCCAGGAGTCCTGAGGCACCCATGGCAACGCTTGAAATCCGAGACCTGCACGTCACCGTCGAGGCCGACAACGCCACGAAGGAGATCCTCAAGGGCGTCGACCTCACCGTGAAGCAGGGCGAGACGCACGCCATCATGGGCCCCAACGGCTCGGGCAAGTCGACCCTCGCCTACTCGCTCGCGGGTCACCCCAAGTACACGATCACCGGCGGCACCGTCACCCTCGACGGCGAGGACGTCATCGAGATGTCCGTCGACGAGCGCGCCCGCGCCGGCCTGTTCCTGGCGATGCAGTACCCGGTCGAGGTCCCCGGCGTCTCCGTCTCCAACTTCCTGCGCACCTCCGCCACCGCCATCCGCGGCGAGGCCCCCAAGCTGCGCACCTGGGTGAAGGAGGTCAAGGAGGCCATGGAGCGCCTCAACATGGACCCCGCCTTCGCCGAGCGCAACGTCAACGAGGGCTTCTCCGGCGGTGAGAAGAAGCGCCACGAGATCCTCCAGCTCGAACTGCTCAAGCCGAAGGTCGCCATCCTCGACGAGACCGACTCCGGCCTGGACGTCGACGCGCTGCGCGTGGTGTCCGAGGGCGTCAACCGCGTGCGCGAGACCGGTGAGGTCGGCACCCTGCTGATCACCCACTACACGCGCATCCTGCGGTACATCAAGCCCGACCACGTCCACGTGTTCGCGAACGGCCGCATCGTCGAGTCCGGCGGTCCCGAGCTCGCCGACAAGCTGGAGAACGAGGGCTACGAGGCGTACGTGAAGGGTGGCGCATCCGCGTGACACAGCTGCCGGGCCTCCTCGACACCGAGGCGATCCGCAAGGACTTCCCGATCCTGGACCGTGTGCTCCACGACGGGAAGAAGCTCGTCTACCTCGACAACGCCGCGACCTCGCAGACCCCGCGCCAGGTCATCGACGTCCTCGACGAGTACTACGAGCAGCACAACGCCAACGTCCACCGTGGCGTGCACGTCCTCGCCGAGGAGGCCACGGCGCTGTACGAGGGCGCGCGTGACAAGGTCGCGGAGTTCATCAACGCGCCCTCGCGCGACGAGGTGATCTTCACCAAGAACGCCTCGGAGTCCCTCAACCTCGTGGCCAACATGCTCGGCTGGGCCGACGAGCCCTACCGGGTCGACCACGAGACCGAGATCGTCATCACGGAGATGGAGCACCACTCCAACATCGTGCCGTGGCAGCTTCTCGCGCAGCGCACGGGTGCGAAGCTGAAGTGGTTCGGCCTGACCGACGACGGCCGCCTGGACCTGTCCAACATCGACGAGGTCATCACCGAGAAGACGAAGGTCGTCTCGTTCGTGCTGGTCTCCAACATCCTGGGCACGCTCAACCCGGTCGAGGCGATCATCCGCCGCGCCCAGGAGGTCGGCGCCCTGGTCTGCGTCGACGCCTCCCAGGCCGCCCCGCACATGCCGCTGGACGTACAGGCCCTCCAGGCCGACTTCGTCGCCTTCACCGGCCACAAGATGTGCGGCCCGACCGGCATCGGCGTGCTCTGGGGCCGCCAGGAGCTGCTGGAGGACCTGCCTCCGTTCCTCGGCGGCGGCGAGATGATCGAGACGGTGTCGATGCACTCGTCGACGTACGCTCCCGCCCCGCACAAGTTCGAGGCGGGCACCCCGCCGATCGCGCAGGCGGTCGGTCTGGGCGCGGCGATCGACTACCTCAACTCGATCGGCATGGACAAGATCCTCGCCCACGAGCACGCGCTCACCGAGTACGCGGTCAAGCGGCTGGCGGAGGTCCCCGGCCTGCGCATCATCGGCCCGACCACGGCCGAGGACCGGGGCGCCGCGATCTCCTTCACCCTCGGCGACATCCACCCGCACGACGTGGGCCAGGTCCTCGACGAGCAGGGCATCGCGGTCCGCGTCGGCCACCACTGCGCGCGCCCGGTCTGCCTGCGCTACGGAATTCCTGCGACCACGCGAGCGTCGTTCTATCTGTACTCCACGCCGGCCGAGATCGACGCTCTGGTCGACGGACTGGAGCACGTACGGAACTTCTTCGGCTGAGGGGCGTGCTGAAAAGGTGAAGCTGGATTCCATGTACCAGGACGTCATCCTGGACCACTACAAGAACCCCCACGGGCGTGGTCTGCGGGACGGCGACGCCGAGGTGCACCACGTGAACCCCACGTGCGGCGACGAGATCACGCTGCGCGTGAAATACGACGGCACGACCATCGCCGACGTCAGCTACGAGGGCCAGGGCTGCTCCATCAGCCAGGCGTCGGCCTCCGTGCTGAACGAACTCCTCGTCGGCAAGGACCTGGCCGACGCGCAGAAGATCCAGGAGACCTTCCTGGAGCTGATGCAGTCCAAGGGCAAGATCGAGCCCGACGACGCCATGGAGGACATCCTGGAGGACGCGGTCGCGTTCGCCGGGGTCTCCAAATACCCGGCCCGGGTCAAGTGCGCCCTGTTGAGCTGGATGGCCTGGAAGGACGCGACGGCCCAGGCGCTGGACGGCGCCGACGCCGAAAGGAAGACGGCATGAGCGAGACCGTGGAGATGAAGCCGGCCTCGGAGGAGGAGCTCCGCGAGGCCCTGATGGACGTCGTCGACCCCGAGCTGGGCATCGACGTCGTCAACCTGGGCCTGATCTACGGCATCCACATCGACCAGGAGGCGAACATCGCCACGGTCGACATGACCCTGACCTCGGCGGCCTGCCCGCTGACCGATGTCATCGAGGACCAGGCCAAGTCCGCCACGGACGGCCTCGTCAACGAGCTGCGCATCAACTGGGTCTGGATGCCGCCGTGGGGCCCCGACAAGATCACGGACGACGGACGCGAGCAACTGCGGGCGCTCGGGTTCAACGTCTGAGACACCCCGGGACCGAGCGGTCCTCCGAAACGGCGGCACCCACGGGTGCCGCCGTTTCCGGCTGTCCGGGCCCGGCCGCTGTGTACGCTCGTACACATGGGATACCTGCTGCTGGCCGGAGCCATCGCCGCCGAGGTCGCCGGGACCACCGCCATGAAGTACAGCGAGGGCTTCAGCAGGCTGTGGCCGTCGCTGCTGACGCTCCTCGGGTACGTGATCTCCTTCGGGCTGCTCGCGCAGACGCTCAAGACCCTCTCCGTCGGCACGGCCTACGCCATCTGGTCCGGCGTCGGCACCGCCGCCATCGCCACCATCGGCATCGTCTTCCTCGGTGAGGGGATGACCCTCGCCAAGGCCGCCGGCATCGCGCTGATCATCGTCGGCGTGGTGGTGCTCAACCTGGGCGGCGCGCACTGATGCCCCGCCGTTACGACCCCGGCCGGCGGCAGCGGATCATCGACGCCGCGCTCCGGGTGGTGGCGGACAAGGGCATCGCCGGGCTCAGCCACCGCTCGGTGGCGGCCGAGGCCGATGTGCCGCTCGGCTCCACCACGTACCACTTCAGGACCCTCGACGATCTGCTGGTCGCCGCGCTGCGCCAGGCCGACGAGGGGTTCGCCGCGGTGCTCGCCGCGCACCCCGCCCTGGCGGACCCCCGGGCCGACCTGGCCGGGGAACTGGCCCGCGTCCTCGGCGAGTGGCTCGGCGGCGACCGTACCGGCGTCGAGCTGGAGTACGAGCTCTATCTCGCCGCCCTGCGGCGTCCCGCCCTGCGCCCGGTCGCCGCCGCATGGGCCGAGGGCGTCGCCGAGCGGCTCGCCCGCCGTACGGACCCGGGCACCGCGCGGGCCCTGGTCGCGCTGATGGACGGCATCTGCCTACAGGTGCTGCTGACCGGCGCGCCCTACGACGAGGCGTACGCGCGCGAGGCCCTGGCCCGGGTCGTTTCCGCAGGCCGGTGACGCCGGACGGATCCGTACCGCCCGGCACCCGAGACGGCGGCGGGCCTGGTTCGCCTCCACGGCCCCACGCCGGTTAGGTTGCCCTCATGACCGACACGACTGCTCCCCGTACCACCGGCGCCGTGGCCGCCGGCCTCGCCACGATCGCCTCCGACGGCACCGTCCTCGACACCTGGTTCCCCGCCCCCGAGCTGGTCGACGAGCCCGGCCCGTCCGGCACCGAGCGGCTCTCCGCCGAGCAGGCCGCTCAGGCACTGGGCGGCGGTGCGACCGCGGCGATCGGCCCGGACGCCCGCCGCGGCGTCGAGGTCGTCGCGGTCCGCACGGTCATCGCCTCCCTGGACGACAAGCCGGTCGACGCGCACGACGTCTACCTGCGCCTGCACCTGCTCTCCCACCGCCTGGTCAAGCCGCACGGCCAGAGCCTGGACGGCATCTTCGCCCACCTGGCCAACGTCGCCTGGACCTCGCTGGGCCCGGTCGCCGTCGACGACGTCGAGAAGGTGCGCCTCAACGCCCGCGCCGAGGGGCTGCACCTCCAGGTGACCTCCATCGACAAGTTCCCGCGGATGACCGACTACGTCGTCCCCAAGGGCGTGCGCATCGCCGACGCCGACCGGGTCCGCCTCGGCGCGTACCTCGGCGAGGGCACCACCGTCATGCACGAGGGCTTCGTCAACTTCAACGCGGGCACGCTCGGCACCTCCATGGTCGAGGGCCGCATCTCCGCGGGCGTCGTCGTCGGCGACGGCTCGGACATCGGCGGCGGCGCCTCCACCATGGGCACCCTGTCCGGCGGCGGCAACGTGATCATCTCCATCGGCGAGCGCTGCCTGGTCGGCGCCGAGGCGGGCGTCGGTATCGCCCTCGGCGACGAGTGCGTGGTCGAGGCCGGCCTGTACGTCACCGCCGGGACGCGCGTGACCATGCCCGACGGCCAGATCGTCAAGGCCCGCGAGCTGTCCGGCGCCTCCCACATCCTCTTCCGCCGCAACTCGGTCACGGGCGCGGTCGAGGCCCGCCCGAACAACGCGGTGTGGGGCGGGCTCAACGAGGTCCTGCACAGCCACAACTGAGCACCGGCGGCCGCGTTGCCGACCGACGTCCTCCTGCTGCCGACCGCTCGGCAGCAGGAGGACGTCGATCGTCTCCGGCGGCTGCGCGGTTCGCGACCGGCCGTACGGGGCGCCGGTCCCCCTGCGTACATATGATCGGCGTGACCTCGCGGTGGTCTTGGCGGATGAACGGGTGGACACAGAGTCCGATCAGACGCCGAACCGATGAAACGAGGTCGTGGTATGACGAACGAGCGGGTGAGGGCCGTGACGCGCTGGTTGACCGGGGCGGGCGCCGTGGCGGCGGTGTGCTGGCTCCCGGCGGGGACCGCGCACGCCGACGAGACCAACACGGCCTCGCACAACGGCCCCCGGGTGGCGTTGATCAACATCGGCCAGGTCGACGACCCCATGGAGGACGTGCTGGAGCACACGCTCCTCTTCGGCGACGGCTACGCCTGGAACTGAGCCGGTTCCGGGGCCTTCAGGGCCCAGTACCTCCGGCACCCGGGAAGTCGAGCACTCAGGAGTGCAGGAACTGCTCGTACACCGCCAGCAGCTCGTCGGCCGTCTCCCGGCCGGCGGGGCGCAGGGGCGGGCGGACCGGGCCCGCGGGCAGGCCCAGCGCGGTGAGGAGGGCCTTGGCCGTGACCGTGCCGGGCAGGCCCGCCGCCATCATCCGCCCGATCAGCGGCGTCGCCCGCCGCTGGAGCCGGGCCGCCCGCGCCGTGTCGCCCGCGTCGAACACGTCGAGGACGCGGCGGAGCCCGGCCGGGGCGACGTTGGCCACCGTGCTGACGTAGCCCGCGGCGCCGATCGCGTACAGGGCGAGGTTGTGCTCGTCGCAGCCCGCGTAGTACGCCAGCTCCGTGCGTGAGAGGACCTGCTGGACGCCCAGCAGGTCGTGGGAGCAGTCCTTGACCGCCACGATCCGCGGGTGCTCGGCGAGGCGGAGGACCGTGCCCGGTTCGATGCGGGTGCCGGTGCGGGCCGGGATGTCGTACAGCATCAGCGGCAGGCCGGAGGCGTCCGCGATCTGCCGGAAATGGTCCTCCAGCGCGTCCTGCGGGGGCCTGCTGTAAGGGGGCGCGACCACCAGCAGTCCGTCCGCTCCGGCCTTCTCGGCCGCCCGGGCCAGCTCCACCGTGTGCCGGGTGTCGGAAGTGCCGACGCCCGCCACGATCGCCGCCCGGTCGCCGACCGCCTCCCGCACCGCCCGGACGAGCGCGGTCTTCTCGGCGTCGGTCGTGGTGGGCGACTCACCCGTGGTCCCGGAGAGCACCAGGCCGTCGCAGCCGCCGGTCACCAGATGGTCGGCGAGGCGTGCCGCGCCGCCGGGATCGAGGGCGCCCGTCTCCGTGAAGGGCGTGACCATGGCGCAGAGGGCGCGGCCGAAGGGCGGGGGCAGGGAGCGGTCCATCGTCATGGCGGTAGTCTGCGCGGGGCTCGCCCTGTAGCTCTACTTAAATTCACTACGACGTACGCGTAAGGGATGCTTCAGAAACGGTGCGTGGGGGTGTGGCCTGGTTCCTACGGGCCGGGACGGGGCCCTATGGGCAAGGCGGGCGTCTTCGGGCACCATGGCGGGGACGGTCACCGGCACCACGTCAGGGTCATGGGAGGCGTCATGAAGCTCGGCAAGGCACTCGCCACGGGGATCGCGCAGGAGCGGCCCGAGGTCCACGAGGAGGAGCTCCGGATTCCCGAGGAGGTCCAGGAGCCCGCCCTGGCCGCGCCCGAAGAGGTGCCGGCCGCCCGATGAGGCTGCGGCTTCCGGAGGAACGCCCTGCGGAGCCGCCGACCGGATACAAGATCGCCCACGCGGTGCTCTCCCAGGACGGCACCCGGGCCGCCTTCACCGGGGTGTCCCTGGGCGGCTCGCTGCCGTACGGAGTCCGCGCCGACGCGTCCTGCGCCTACGGCCTGCGGCACCGGCCGCCCCAGCGCCGCTGTGACTGCGGCTTCCACTGCGTGCACGACCGGGCCGCGGCCGAGGCGCTGCTGTGCACGGCCGAGCACCGCACGGCCGTCCTGCTGGAGGTGACGGTCCTGGGCGCCTACATCCGCTTCGAACACGGCTTCCGCTACGCCCGCCAGCGGGTGCGGACCGCGACCGCCGGGCCCTGCGCGTGCGGCACGGCCGCGGTGGCGCTCGCCGACGCGGGCTGGGGCCGGCCCGGCTGGCGCGCGCTCGCCCCCTCCTGCGAGGGCTGCCTGCGCGGCCGGTACGCCCTCTCCCTCGCCGCCTTCGCACGGCTGGCCGGGGACGGGCTGCGGGTGGTCGCCGGAGGCGGGGCGGCGGGGCCGCGCCCGCCCCAGGAGCCGGTGGCGGCGACGTTCGGTGTGCCCGAACTGGTGGCCGAGGCGGCGCTGTTGCAGGCCCGCCTCGACTGGTTCCAGACAGAGCTGGCCCGGCTCGGCGCCCGCGGGCCGGGCGGCGCGGGGCAGGGGTAGCGGGGTCGGGCGCGGGTACCCGGGTGTCCCGAACCGAGAGGAGGCGGAACACCGTGACCGGGACCACAGCACCCAGGCCCGTGCGCGACGAGCACCACTCCGTGGGCGAACTCGTGGGTCAGGCCACCGAACAGCTCTCCCGGCTCGTACGCCAGGAAGTGGCCCTCGCCAAGGAGGAACTGGCCGAGAAGGGGCGGCGCGCCGGACGCGGCGGCGGGCTGCTCGGTGCCGCGGGCGCCGTCGCCTACGTCGGTCTGTTCGCCCTGGCCGGCACGGCCACCGCCGCGCTCTCGCTGGCGTTGCCCGTCTGGGCCGCGGCGCTCATCGTGACGGCGGTGCTGTTCGTGACCGCGGGCCTGCTGGCGGTGGCCGGACGCGCCCAGCTCCGCCGAGCCGCACCCCCCACGCCCGAGGCGACCCTCGGCAGCGTCAGGGCCGACGTGGAGGAGATCAGGGAAAGGGCGCATCGATGACGGAACCGACGGACCCGACCACTCCGGCGACCCCGGCGAGCGGCGACGCCGCCAGGACCGGGCCGGCCGCGCGGACGGCCGGTGGGGCCAAGGGCCCCGACGAGCTGCGGCGGCAGATCGAACAGACCCGCCACGAACTCGGCGACACCGTCGAGGAGCTGGCGGGCAAGACCGATGTGAAGGGCCGCGCCAAGGCACGGGCCGCCGACCTGAGGGACCGGGCCGGGGCGATGACCGTGCAACTGCGCAGCAGCGCCGCCCAGGCCGGGCACACCGTGCAGGAACGGGCGGGCCGGGCCGGTCACGCCGTGGAGCACGGGGTGCCGGAACCCGTCCGCGACCTCGTCCGGGCCGGGCGCAGGCACCCGGCTCCGGTACTGCTCGCGGGCGCGGCGGCGGGCGCCGTCGTCGCGGCGGGCATGCTGCGGAGGCGGCACAACGGGCACCGCTGAGACCGGCACCGGGGGGGCCTCATACGAGGCCGCTTCGGGTGTCCCTTCGGGCGCCCCTCTCCGGGGGAGGGGCGCCCGACCACGCTTGACCTCAAGTCAGGTGGAGGTTGAAGGGTGGTCGGTGCGTGCGACGACCACCGTCGCCCACCACCCACCCCGGAGGCCGGCATGACCCGCCGTACCGCAGCACACCCCGACCTGACCCGCACGGACGTGGCGGCGCCCTTCTTCAGCACCTGGCGCGTGGGCACCCCCGAGCGGCAGCGGCAGGCCGTCGAGGCGATCGCCCGCGCCTGGCAGCGCCGCCCCTGGCCCGGCGAGGGCCTGCGGGCCTACCACGTCTACACCGGGCACGACGGGGAGACGCTGATGCACCACTCGCGATGGGTGAGCGAGCAGGCGTACGAGGCGTTCTCGAAGACCCGCCGGCAGGAGCGCGTCGACGAGATCGACACCGCGGTGCCGGACATCGAGCGGCTGGGGCTCCACCGCTACCGGTACCACCGCAGCCGCGAGCGCGCCGCCGGTGACGAGCGCACCCCCGGCCTGATCGTGACGGTGCGGATCGGCTTCGAGGAGGCGGCGGCCGGGCGGCGCGCGGACTGGATCGACCTCGTGCTCAAGGCACTCGCCGACGAGCCGGCGGAGCACCGCGGCCTGATCGCCGCCCACTTCCACCTGAGCACCGACGGAAGTCACGTCCTCAACTACGCCGAGTGGGAGAGCGCCCCGGCCTACGACGAGGCCCTCGCCGCGCCGGGCCGGGGCATCGGTGCGGCGACGGAGCTGTGGGAGCGGGTGCGGACGTACCCGGGCGTGACGGGCTTCACCGGCAGCCGCTACGACCACGCCCTCGGTCTCGTGCCGTCCTGAACCCGCCCCCGCCGCGGACCCGTCAGGGCCGGAACCGCAGCACCTGCGGGTCGTGATCGCTGATCTGGTCGTGGAACTCGGCGTTGAAGTGCACGCTGTCGTACTCCACCCCGTCGCCGCGCCGGATCGACGGGCTGACCAGGATCTGGTCCAGGGCCTGGCTGTTGCCCTGGTAGACGTACGAGTAGCGCTCGCTCCTCGGCAGCGACTTGACCGCCGACCACAGCTCGCCGTCGCCCTCCAGGATGCGCGTGGTCGCGGAGAACTCGAAGTCGTTGATGTCGCCGAGCACGACCACGTCCGCGTTCTTCTGGACGTCGAGGATCTGCCGCACGAAGGTGTTCACGGCCTTCGCCTGGAGGTGGCGCTGGGTCTCCGAGCCGCGCACCGGCGGCTGGTACTGGGAGGTCAGACCCTGGTCGCCGCCCTTGGAGTTGAAGTGGTTGGCGACCACGACGACCGTCCGGCCGCGGAAGACGAACTCGCCGGCCAGCGGCTTGCGGCTGTTCTCCCAGGCGGGGTCGGCCGGGGCGACGCGGCCGGGGGAGACGGTCAGGGCCGCCTTGCCGCGGACCTCGGTCACCCCGGTCGCGGTGGTCGCGTCACCGCCGGGGCGGTCGGTGAAGGAGACCCGCTCGGGGTTGAACAGGAACACCTGGCGGATGTTGCCGCCCGGCTCGCCGCCGTCGGTCCCGTCGGCCGGGTCGACACCGCGCCAGTCGTAGCGGGGACCGCCCGCCGCGACGATCGCGTCGATCAGCCGGCCCACCGTCTCGTCGGCGGCCACCGTGCCGTCGTCGGTGGCGCCGCTGTTGTCCTGGATCTCCTCCAGGGACACGATGTCGGGGGAGGAGAGGTGGCGCACGATGGCCTCGGCGTGCGCCGCGAAGGTGTCGTCGGAGGGGTCGAGGTTCTCGACGTTGTACGTCGCCACCGCCAGCTCGCCGCGCCGCTGCGCACGCGTGGTCTCGCGCTGGAGGCCCCCGCTCTCCAGGGTGCCGAGTTCGCGGGCGACCAGGGTGTAGCCGCCGTACTGGTTGTAGTCCAGCGGGCCCGCGGTGGCACCGGCCAGGGTGTCGCCCACGTTCGCCTCGGGGAAGTCCGCGGCCCGGCCGAGGGACTGGATCTGCAGCCGGCCCGTGTTCTGCGCCGCGTACGAGCCGTAGACCGTGCCGCCGCGCCGGTTGCGGTGCTCGTCCGGCTTCACCGTCACCCACAGCTCGGTGTACGGGTCGGTGGCGCCGACCACGCGGACGTCGGCGACCCGGACGTTCATGCCCTCCAGGGACTCGTAGAGGTCCAGCGCGTAGCGGTCGGGGCGCAGGGGCAGCCCGTTGACCGAGCCGTTCGCGGCGCTGTCGCCGTCGGGCGCGTACCGGCCCGGCACGGAGGCGGCGTCGACGGTCACCGCGGCCGGGACCGGGTTGCCGCTCGAGACGACGGTGACCTTGGGGCGGGTGATCTCGGTCAGCGACTGGTTCCCGGAGGAGGTGCCGCCGGGGACGTACTCCGTCACCGTGCCGGAGACGGTGACCGCGTCGCCGACGGCGGCCTTCGGGGCGGAGGAGGTGAAGACGAACACGCCTTCGCTGGTGGCCGGGTCGGCGTCCGGGGACGGGTCCTGCATCCAGAAGCCCTTGGAGGAGCCGTAGGAGCGCACGCCGGTGACGATTCCGGTCACGTCGGTGACCTGCTGTCCGGCGTAGGGGGATATGCGGGTGGTGCCCTGGATGTCGTGGACGCGCACCGACTGGGCGTGCGCGGGTGCGCTCAGGACGACGGTGGACGCCGCGGAGCACACGGCGGCGACGGTGAGCGCGGCCAGCCGCGCGGACGACGTGGTCGGCAAGGGAATCCCTCCGGGGGACGTGACGGAACGCCGGGACGAGGTGGAGCGGAGGCGGAACGCGAGGGCCGCGGGAAGCGGATGGTCGCGCCCGCCCCGCACGGCCTGCGCGGCGGGCGGGTGGCGGGCGCGGCCACGTGTCCCTGGCCGGTACGGCTTCTACGCGCGTCAATCTCCTGCCTGGCCGCGCTCGTTGTCAAGGTTTCGGCCATGTACGGCGGCCGACGGGGAGATGAACCGGGCGGCATGGGGCCAAACCCGTCTAGGCTGAGCGGTTGAGCCGTGTCGCCCGGTGGGCGCACGGCGTTCCAGGTGGTCGCAGGACCTCCCAGGCGGCCGTACGGCCCTCGACGCGGACGTACGGCCTTCGAGGCGCGCTAGGAGAAACAGCCGATGTCAGACAGCTCCACCCTGCCGCCGGTGCGGCTGCACGCCGAAGCGGAGCTGGCCCGCGACGCGCTGTCCACGCCGTTGCTCTCCCGGGCCGCCCGGCTGGCCCGCTGGGCCGGGCCGGACACCCGGGTCGACGCCGGGGGCGCACTCGTCGACGAGCAGCTTCCCGCGGCGGCCGAGGCGCTCGGGCTGAGCGGGGACGACGCCGCGGCGTACGCGAGCGAGGCGTGGCGGGTCGCCGTGGACACCGGGCTGGTGGAGATCACCGACGAGGAGAAGGGCACCGTCGCCGCGGGCGCGGACCTGGCGCTGCTCACCGGCGGCTCGCCCCACGACGTGCTCCAGGTGTGGCTCGGCGCCCTGGAGGCGGTCCTCGCCGACGCGAGCGTGCCCGACCTCGGCGCGGTCGTCGACGCGATGGCCGAGGGCGGCGAGGTCGACCTGTCGTCCCTGGGCTTCGATCCGGAGGCGGAGGCGGAGTTCCTGGAGGGAGTGC
It contains:
- a CDS encoding endonuclease/exonuclease/phosphatase family protein produces the protein MPTTSSARLAALTVAAVCSAASTVVLSAPAHAQSVRVHDIQGTTRISPYAGQQVTDVTGIVTGVRSYGSSKGFWMQDPSPDADPATSEGVFVFTSSAPKAAVGDAVTVSGTVTEYVPGGTSSGNQSLTEITRPKVTVVSSGNPVPAAVTVDAASVPGRYAPDGDSAANGSVNGLPLRPDRYALDLYESLEGMNVRVADVRVVGATDPYTELWVTVKPDEHRNRRGGTVYGSYAAQNTGRLQIQSLGRAADFPEANVGDTLAGATAGPLDYNQYGGYTLVARELGTLESGGLQRETTRAQRRGELAVATYNVENLDPSDDTFAAHAEAIVRHLSSPDIVSLEEIQDNSGATDDGTVAADETVGRLIDAIVAAGGPRYDWRGVDPADGTDGGEPGGNIRQVFLFNPERVSFTDRPGGDATTATGVTEVRGKAALTVSPGRVAPADPAWENSRKPLAGEFVFRGRTVVVVANHFNSKGGDQGLTSQYQPPVRGSETQRHLQAKAVNTFVRQILDVQKNADVVVLGDINDFEFSATTRILEGDGELWSAVKSLPRSERYSYVYQGNSQALDQILVSPSIRRGDGVEYDSVHFNAEFHDQISDHDPQVLRFRP